The following proteins are co-located in the Candidatus Tiamatella incendiivivens genome:
- a CDS encoding ABC transporter ATP-binding protein codes for MQSNLGKPLVEVEDLRKYFPVKGIFRVKGNLKAVDGISFIVPRGKTVGLVGESGCGKTTTGKLILRLIEPTGGHVYFEGKDVFKLKGKNLMKFRMRAQMVFQDPYMSLNPRKTVFDSIIEPVRVHKIETGDPHEFVVKLLYEVGLNETHIYRYPYEFSGGQRQRIAVARVLALEPEFIVLDEPTSALDVSVQAQILNMLKDLQDKRDLTYLFISHDLGVVRYMSDYIAVMYLGKIVEFGLAEEVFEKPLHPYTKMLFTSMPVPDPEAAKKKPKMEIKGEPPSPVDPPPGCRFHSRCPYVMGNCMSNEPPLAMVEKDHFVACWLYEKK; via the coding sequence ATGCAGTCTAACCTTGGAAAGCCCTTAGTAGAAGTCGAGGATCTTAGAAAATACTTCCCAGTTAAGGGGATCTTCAGGGTAAAGGGGAACCTCAAAGCAGTTGACGGCATCTCATTCATAGTGCCTAGAGGAAAAACTGTTGGTCTGGTCGGCGAGAGTGGTTGCGGGAAAACTACAACAGGAAAACTAATACTCCGCCTCATAGAGCCTACAGGTGGCCACGTTTATTTCGAGGGTAAAGACGTTTTTAAACTAAAAGGAAAAAACCTCATGAAATTTAGAATGAGAGCCCAAATGGTATTCCAAGATCCATACATGAGTCTTAACCCTAGGAAGACAGTATTCGACTCAATAATAGAGCCAGTCAGGGTTCATAAAATAGAAACTGGAGACCCGCATGAATTTGTAGTTAAACTATTATATGAAGTCGGACTAAACGAGACCCATATATATAGGTATCCTTACGAGTTTAGCGGCGGCCAAAGGCAGAGAATTGCCGTAGCAAGAGTCCTTGCTCTGGAACCTGAATTCATAGTCCTAGACGAACCTACAAGCGCTTTAGATGTCTCTGTACAAGCTCAGATACTTAACATGCTAAAAGACCTCCAAGACAAGAGAGATTTAACATACCTATTCATAAGCCATGACCTAGGAGTAGTACGATACATGAGTGACTATATAGCTGTAATGTACCTCGGTAAAATAGTAGAATTCGGATTAGCCGAGGAGGTATTCGAAAAACCATTACACCCATACACAAAGATGCTGTTTACATCTATGCCTGTCCCAGATCCTGAAGCAGCTAAGAAGAAACCTAAAATGGAAATAAAGGGAGAGCCGCCATCCCCCGTAGACCCACCGCCAGGATGCAGGTTCCACTCGAGATGCCCTTATGTAATGGGTAATTGTATGAGTAATGAACCACCACTTGCCATGGTAGAAAAGGATCACTTTGTAGCTTGTTGGCTCTATGAGAAAAAGTGA
- a CDS encoding ABC transporter ATP-binding protein yields MRCRDPIIVVKNLYVNFYTYAGIVQAINGVSFEICRGETYCLVGETGCGKSVTSKALTRLIRSPGRIEKGEIHYYPEPGKKVDIMKLAETELREIRGDEISYIFQDPSTSLDPLYTLGYQIAETMVFHNVVHDIKEGIRKAVSVLKSVMMPDSETRVKAFPHELSGGLKQRGAIGISLANKPRLLIADEPTTSLDVTIQAQIMDFLRKLKEKEGLTLLLITHNMGLVAEMCDTVAVMYAGEIVEEAPVEVLFKNPLHPYTKGLLKAVPVHVGKKVTLHSIPGTVPNLIFPPPGCRFHPRCPYKFDPCDKKRPPLIEVEKDHSVACWLYEEKR; encoded by the coding sequence GTGAGGTGCAGGGATCCTATAATAGTAGTGAAAAACCTGTATGTAAATTTTTACACGTATGCAGGAATCGTCCAGGCAATAAATGGCGTTTCATTCGAGATTTGCAGGGGAGAGACATATTGCCTTGTAGGGGAAACAGGTTGCGGGAAATCTGTAACTTCAAAAGCACTAACCAGGCTCATACGGTCTCCTGGGAGAATAGAGAAAGGAGAAATACACTATTATCCTGAGCCAGGGAAAAAGGTAGACATTATGAAACTTGCTGAGACGGAATTAAGGGAAATAAGAGGGGATGAGATTTCCTATATATTTCAAGATCCTAGTACTTCTCTAGATCCGTTGTATACTTTGGGTTATCAAATAGCGGAAACTATGGTGTTTCATAATGTAGTCCATGATATTAAGGAAGGTATTAGGAAGGCTGTGAGTGTTCTGAAAAGTGTTATGATGCCAGATTCAGAGACTAGAGTTAAAGCGTTCCCACACGAGCTTAGTGGAGGCTTAAAACAGAGGGGTGCTATAGGTATAAGTCTAGCTAATAAGCCGAGGCTACTTATTGCTGACGAACCGACTACGTCGCTTGACGTGACTATTCAAGCCCAAATAATGGACTTCCTTAGGAAGCTGAAAGAAAAGGAAGGACTAACACTATTATTAATAACTCATAACATGGGGCTTGTTGCAGAGATGTGCGATACTGTTGCTGTTATGTATGCTGGGGAGATAGTTGAGGAGGCTCCGGTTGAGGTATTATTTAAGAACCCGTTACATCCGTATACTAAAGGCCTCCTGAAAGCTGTTCCGGTACATGTAGGTAAGAAGGTGACCCTTCACTCGATACCTGGTACAGTGCCGAATCTAATCTTCCCACCGCCAGGATGCAGGTTCCACCCGAGATGCCCTTATAAATTTGACCCTTGTGACAAGAAGAGACCACCATTGATTGAAGTAGAAAAAGATCACTCAGTTGCTTGCTGGCTGTATGAAGAGAAGAGGTGA
- a CDS encoding amidohydrolase family protein, translating to MPLPSVYCGDRVFTGELGKVFENGCIVMKNNRVTTVGTQGSVEVPSNVEPIWLKGYTILPGLIDAHMHITGFRSGDYVKESLLTPFGVFVARGIVDIGRVLDAGFTTIVDAGSVVALHLRDAVNEGSVRGPRIVASGYPVSQTFGHGDIHFLPVELVDARSSRLLSPFMSLLCDGADDCRKAARYALRNGVDFIKIFTTGGVASQRDRPEYPQFTLEEIRAIVEEARRANRFVHIHAEGSEGIVNALKAGVTRIAHGIYIDQDGINLALEKNAVVIPTLSVVDLLLKLGEASGLPSWALEKAREAHDAHISNIRKAYRQGVRLAAGTDFFINSRDYNVYGMNGLELMLLVEKIGLSPMEAIIAVTVNSAYIAGLQDRIGLLKPGYIADFIAVKGNPLDNINLLVGMENVGLVVKEGAVVKNIISG from the coding sequence TTGCCTCTGCCTAGTGTTTATTGCGGCGACCGTGTTTTTACTGGAGAGCTGGGTAAAGTTTTCGAGAATGGTTGCATCGTAATGAAGAATAACAGGGTTACTACCGTGGGTACCCAGGGTTCCGTGGAGGTTCCTAGCAATGTTGAGCCTATCTGGCTTAAGGGTTATACTATTCTGCCTGGATTGATTGATGCCCATATGCATATAACTGGGTTCAGGAGCGGTGATTACGTAAAGGAGAGTCTGCTTACTCCTTTCGGTGTTTTTGTTGCGAGGGGAATAGTTGATATTGGTAGGGTTCTTGATGCCGGTTTCACTACTATCGTTGATGCCGGTAGTGTGGTAGCCCTTCACTTGAGAGATGCAGTAAATGAAGGGTCTGTTAGGGGTCCCCGTATAGTTGCTTCGGGTTATCCTGTTTCACAGACTTTTGGTCATGGTGATATTCATTTCCTGCCTGTTGAACTTGTTGATGCTAGGAGTTCGAGACTATTATCCCCGTTTATGAGTTTGTTGTGTGATGGTGCAGATGATTGTAGAAAAGCTGCACGGTACGCTCTTAGGAATGGAGTTGATTTTATAAAGATATTCACGACGGGAGGTGTTGCTTCTCAGAGGGATAGGCCTGAGTATCCCCAGTTTACTCTAGAGGAGATTAGAGCTATTGTCGAGGAGGCTAGGAGGGCTAATAGATTCGTTCATATCCATGCTGAGGGATCTGAGGGTATTGTTAACGCGTTGAAGGCTGGAGTTACTAGGATAGCCCATGGAATCTATATTGACCAAGATGGTATTAATCTTGCTTTGGAGAAGAATGCTGTTGTTATTCCCACCCTGTCGGTTGTTGATTTACTACTGAAGCTCGGTGAAGCCTCTGGTCTCCCTAGCTGGGCTTTAGAGAAAGCCAGAGAGGCTCATGACGCGCATATTTCGAATATACGGAAAGCCTACAGGCAAGGTGTGAGGCTAGCTGCTGGAACCGATTTCTTCATTAATAGTAGGGATTATAATGTCTATGGGATGAATGGTCTTGAGCTAATGTTGCTTGTTGAGAAGATAGGGTTATCCCCGATGGAGGCTATTATTGCCGTAACTGTGAACTCGGCTTATATTGCCGGGTTGCAGGATAGAATTGGGTTATTGAAGCCGGGTTATATTGCTGATTTTATTGCAGTTAAGGGTAACCCCTTGGATAATATTAATCTGCTGGTTGGAATGGAGAATGTAGGGTTAGTTGTAAAGGAAGGTGCTGTGGTAAAGAACATTATAAGCGGGTAA
- a CDS encoding NAD(P)H-hydrate dehydratase, with the protein MKVSTVEEMHGMDKIAVDKYSISHIQLMENAGHAVYFVILQHYGDVRGKRFVVFAGPGNNGGDSLVVARKLHSMGAFVKVFLLTNPSKYKGPAGENFEITSKIGVDVQDFDHDAVVNALREADAIIDGIFGTGLSRDVGGVYAEAIDLINSSDKLVFSIDIPSGISGDTGKVMGKAVRARYTITFGLPKIGNILYPGYEYCGQVVVSHISFPPAIYESSNVLIDLNDPIILPPRKKDGHKGSFGEALFIAGARKYYGAPLLSSLSFLKAGGGYSRLATASSVAPFIGTSAREVVFHPLPETDDGSISYSAKEEILELVNTVDIVVLGPGTSLNNETQKLMLELIPAIEKPLIVDGDGLTALSRNPSIIRERKCGTILTPHPGEMARLTGLDISNIVEDRINVARKYARELNSIIILKGAHTQIAIPDDRVYINMSGNSGMATAGSGDVLTGAIAAMYGLGLSLEEAARMGVFIHGFAGDLAAEAKGEDGIVARDIMEYLPLALKLLRTSFDSVKKRYSIRVV; encoded by the coding sequence TTGAAGGTTAGTACAGTCGAGGAAATGCATGGAATGGATAAAATAGCTGTGGATAAGTATAGTATTAGTCACATCCAGTTGATGGAGAATGCTGGTCATGCTGTGTACTTTGTTATTCTCCAGCACTATGGGGATGTTAGAGGTAAGAGGTTCGTTGTGTTTGCTGGACCGGGTAATAATGGAGGAGACTCTCTAGTAGTTGCTAGAAAATTGCATTCTATGGGTGCGTTTGTAAAGGTATTTCTCCTTACTAATCCATCAAAATACAAGGGGCCTGCTGGGGAGAACTTTGAAATAACTAGCAAAATAGGGGTAGATGTTCAGGATTTTGATCATGATGCTGTTGTGAATGCTCTAAGAGAGGCTGATGCTATCATTGACGGTATTTTTGGAACAGGGCTTTCCCGAGACGTCGGTGGTGTTTACGCTGAAGCTATAGATTTGATAAATAGCTCTGATAAACTAGTCTTCAGCATTGATATTCCCTCTGGGATTTCTGGTGATACTGGTAAGGTTATGGGTAAGGCTGTGAGAGCTAGGTATACCATAACGTTTGGTTTGCCTAAAATAGGGAATATATTGTATCCGGGTTATGAATACTGTGGGCAAGTCGTTGTCTCCCATATATCCTTCCCACCCGCTATTTATGAAAGTAGTAATGTATTAATAGATTTGAATGATCCAATAATACTACCTCCCAGGAAAAAAGACGGGCACAAAGGCAGTTTCGGTGAAGCATTATTCATCGCCGGAGCAAGAAAATATTACGGCGCACCTCTACTATCGTCATTATCATTCTTGAAAGCTGGCGGTGGATACTCAAGACTCGCAACAGCAAGTTCTGTAGCCCCTTTCATAGGAACTAGTGCTAGAGAAGTAGTTTTCCATCCTCTCCCCGAGACGGATGATGGGAGTATAAGTTATTCGGCTAAAGAAGAAATACTTGAACTAGTCAACACTGTTGACATAGTTGTATTAGGTCCTGGAACTTCTTTGAATAATGAAACCCAGAAACTTATGCTAGAACTTATTCCAGCCATAGAGAAGCCTCTAATAGTGGATGGAGATGGGTTAACTGCCTTGTCTAGAAACCCGAGTATTATTAGAGAACGGAAGTGTGGAACAATTTTGACACCGCATCCCGGTGAGATGGCTAGATTAACTGGCCTAGATATAAGCAATATAGTTGAGGATAGAATAAATGTTGCTAGGAAATACGCTAGGGAGTTAAATTCTATTATTATATTGAAAGGGGCTCATACGCAAATAGCTATCCCGGATGACAGGGTCTATATTAACATGAGTGGGAACTCAGGTATGGCTACGGCCGGAAGCGGTGATGTTTTAACGGGAGCTATAGCTGCTATGTATGGTTTAGGTCTAAGCCTCGAAGAAGCCGCTAGAATGGGTGTTTTCATCCATGGCTTTGCAGGTGATTTAGCAGCAGAAGCGAAAGGTGAGGATGGTATCGTGGCTAGAGATATAATGGAGTACCTGCCCCTAGCCTTAAAACTTCTTAGAACAAGTTTTGACAGCGTCAAAAAACGATATTCAATCAGGGTGGTTTAA
- a CDS encoding LysE family translocator, with protein sequence MRELKKIATLTIAISPSGALSPGPLSAMAVTAGLTLGILGGVFLALGHMLVELPYIILLYFSMEKTKKYLERAKVPMNLLVSAFLIYFSYLLFQTSMQLNPLNVNSHPAGIGTLGAVSVGAMLTGLNPYFLMWWITVGYPLVTEASKKGREGLIAMYGSHIWMDYAWLAFLAAAGGLASGISLVVYRGLMFILAIVLLYFAAKTLVDTYKGR encoded by the coding sequence ATGCGTGAACTTAAAAAGATAGCAACTTTAACCATTGCAATAAGTCCGAGCGGGGCACTAAGCCCAGGCCCCTTATCAGCCATGGCTGTAACAGCAGGTCTCACACTCGGTATACTGGGAGGAGTATTCCTTGCTCTAGGTCATATGCTAGTGGAACTTCCTTACATCATTTTACTCTACTTCTCAATGGAGAAAACCAAGAAGTACTTGGAGAGAGCTAAAGTACCTATGAACCTACTCGTCTCAGCTTTCCTGATTTACTTCTCATACCTCCTATTCCAGACATCCATGCAGCTGAATCCTCTTAATGTCAACTCGCATCCAGCCGGCATAGGTACTCTTGGAGCCGTATCCGTCGGAGCTATGCTAACAGGTTTGAACCCGTATTTCCTAATGTGGTGGATAACGGTGGGATACCCCTTGGTTACAGAGGCTTCTAAGAAAGGTAGAGAGGGGTTGATAGCAATGTATGGTAGCCATATATGGATGGACTATGCATGGCTGGCTTTCCTAGCTGCCGCCGGCGGGCTTGCCAGTGGTATTAGTCTAGTGGTGTATAGAGGGTTAATGTTTATTCTAGCTATAGTGTTGCTGTATTTCGCCGCTAAGACCCTTGTTGACACCTATAAAGGCAGGTGA
- a CDS encoding penicillin acylase family protein, which produces MRFGKGSKIAIGSLLLIIAIILSVFPLTQGTPYPYLFDPVKGLWEEPVKAKYPNEVSIPGLTGKVTVIVDKEGVPHIYADNEKDLFTAVGWVQARFRLFEMDLMRRIVAGRLSEFFGNETLNQDKFMRNLQLYESAVDSINLMKQMAKKDPNVAKALDMLEAYTNGVNDYIKWAEDRDSLPVEYKLLGVKPEPWKLSDSAAVAKLIIYDLAYDDSDVGRLHLALANGPQILLDFNMLKQDFNEPIIHGNHYWDHINDFKGMEFKYNYTYINPQTFHPHTFVRTFKGPINTPNIVAVTPLNLSKTVDKLLGYTRCLGASNNWVVSGNITKYGYPLLANDPHLTLMVPPIWIEMHLVSKDTGLNVYGVAFPGVPFIIIGRTLHAAWGFTDSFIDVVDWYYYKWNSNGEYYYNGQWIKPMEKAETIKVKEGSGYKLVNLTVKETVHGPLFEKDFQGRQILYAVQWTGLKPSLVPVWAYLMDHSESVWDFLKAQQYFDAAIQNAVVADDKGNILYSPTGLIPVRDNIPILKKGNIKIVDYGELPFNGSADEGKWVGYISFPYIPRLLNPSWGYVATANNRILAYGLYPWELQSYYCDHYRHYRIEELLNGYKSNGITIEDMMHIQGDIKSSAMEDIVPTLIKLAEKHPDKLTNLDKQVLNMLGKWNYVMDKNKPEPSIGFLWALLVHYNTWYPLMSRASLGMDYCLAKAEFTSYGLKQVLNGNTELEKYFGNDASLFVITRLHEAEKLLGSYYKAPDNPQKWIWGKIHYYYFQHAMGSVLPWLNYPKEPASGGAFTINVAPQLPKNPYKSLPPVNHGPSIRFIAILNPKDPGTGYLMLPGGNDGNPFSRHYTDQYFQWVSLEYHNIRMDSSPASLKDIAEHTITLSPGR; this is translated from the coding sequence TTGAGGTTTGGTAAAGGATCAAAGATAGCAATCGGATCACTGCTCCTCATAATAGCTATAATCCTCTCGGTATTCCCACTTACTCAAGGGACTCCGTATCCCTACCTTTTCGACCCTGTAAAGGGTTTATGGGAGGAACCTGTTAAAGCAAAGTACCCTAACGAGGTTAGCATTCCCGGTTTAACAGGTAAAGTAACAGTTATAGTGGATAAAGAGGGTGTACCTCATATTTACGCGGACAATGAAAAGGACTTGTTTACTGCAGTAGGATGGGTGCAGGCTAGGTTCAGATTATTTGAAATGGATCTAATGAGGAGAATAGTTGCAGGTCGCTTATCAGAGTTCTTCGGCAATGAAACATTAAACCAAGATAAGTTTATGAGAAACCTACAGCTATACGAGAGCGCGGTGGACAGCATTAACCTCATGAAGCAAATGGCTAAAAAGGATCCTAATGTTGCGAAAGCATTGGATATGCTTGAAGCCTATACTAATGGTGTGAACGATTATATTAAATGGGCGGAGGATCGTGACTCTCTTCCCGTCGAGTATAAACTACTCGGTGTGAAACCAGAACCCTGGAAGCTTTCTGACAGTGCAGCGGTAGCGAAATTGATAATATATGATTTAGCATATGATGATAGTGATGTAGGTAGGTTGCATCTAGCATTAGCTAATGGACCTCAGATACTCCTCGACTTCAACATGTTAAAGCAGGACTTTAATGAACCAATAATACATGGCAATCACTACTGGGATCACATTAATGATTTCAAAGGCATGGAATTCAAGTACAACTATACCTATATCAACCCACAGACATTTCATCCGCATACCTTTGTACGGACATTCAAAGGACCAATAAACACGCCTAATATTGTTGCAGTTACTCCATTGAACCTCTCTAAGACTGTTGATAAACTATTGGGTTACACTAGGTGCCTTGGGGCTTCTAACAACTGGGTTGTTAGTGGTAATATAACAAAATATGGGTACCCGTTACTTGCCAATGATCCCCACCTAACCCTGATGGTTCCTCCTATATGGATAGAAATGCATTTAGTCTCGAAAGATACAGGGCTAAACGTCTATGGTGTAGCTTTCCCTGGAGTTCCATTCATCATTATAGGGAGAACGCTTCATGCAGCATGGGGGTTTACAGACAGCTTCATTGACGTTGTTGACTGGTACTATTATAAGTGGAACTCGAACGGCGAATACTACTACAATGGACAATGGATAAAGCCTATGGAGAAAGCTGAGACAATAAAAGTTAAGGAAGGCTCCGGTTATAAGCTCGTAAATCTAACTGTTAAGGAAACAGTTCATGGACCATTATTCGAGAAGGATTTCCAGGGAAGACAAATACTATATGCCGTCCAATGGACAGGGCTTAAACCTAGTTTAGTACCAGTATGGGCTTATCTAATGGATCACTCAGAAAGCGTTTGGGACTTCTTGAAAGCACAGCAATATTTTGATGCAGCTATACAAAACGCGGTAGTTGCCGATGATAAAGGTAACATTCTTTACAGTCCTACTGGCCTCATACCCGTTAGAGATAACATACCTATACTAAAGAAAGGTAATATAAAGATAGTAGATTATGGCGAGCTACCTTTCAACGGTAGTGCTGATGAAGGCAAATGGGTTGGATACATTAGTTTCCCATATATTCCCCGGTTACTTAATCCATCATGGGGCTATGTGGCCACTGCTAATAATAGGATACTTGCTTATGGTTTATATCCATGGGAGCTTCAGAGTTACTATTGTGATCACTATAGACACTATAGGATAGAGGAACTATTGAACGGGTACAAGAGCAATGGTATAACTATAGAGGATATGATGCACATACAGGGTGATATAAAGAGCAGTGCAATGGAGGATATCGTACCAACGCTCATCAAATTGGCTGAGAAACACCCTGATAAGCTGACAAACCTTGATAAACAAGTACTGAATATGCTTGGCAAGTGGAACTATGTTATGGATAAAAACAAGCCTGAGCCGAGCATAGGCTTCCTCTGGGCTTTGTTAGTCCATTATAATACATGGTACCCCCTAATGTCGAGGGCGTCACTAGGCATGGATTACTGCCTCGCCAAAGCAGAGTTCACGAGCTATGGCTTGAAACAGGTACTTAACGGTAATACTGAACTCGAGAAGTACTTTGGTAATGATGCGTCACTATTCGTCATAACCCGTCTCCATGAAGCAGAGAAACTACTTGGATCCTATTATAAGGCACCAGACAATCCGCAGAAGTGGATTTGGGGTAAAATACACTATTACTATTTCCAACACGCCATGGGAAGCGTACTCCCCTGGCTCAACTATCCCAAGGAACCAGCTAGCGGAGGAGCCTTCACTATCAATGTCGCACCACAGCTACCTAAGAACCCTTATAAGAGTCTGCCTCCTGTAAACCATGGGCCTAGTATAAGGTTTATAGCAATACTAAACCCTAAGGATCCTGGTACAGGCTATCTAATGCTACCCGGCGGTAACGATGGCAACCCGTTTAGCAGGCATTATACTGACCAGTACTTCCAGTGGGTGAGCCTGGAGTATCACAATATAAGGATGGATAGCAGCCCAGCGAGTTTGAAGGACATAGCAGAACATACTATAACACTGTCCCCTGGGAGGTGA
- a CDS encoding zinc-binding alcohol dehydrogenase family protein, giving the protein MKAWIVEEQKPIEEKPMKLVEIPTPEPDPGEIRIKVSYCGICRTDLHIAEGDIPLHKKPVIPGHEIVGVVDKIGEGVTKFKPGDKAGVTWLYSTCGKCKYCMRGEENYCPEIKRTGWDVDGGYAEYFIAKEDFAFNLNKMRLRDEDLAPLMCPGVSGHFAFKLANVKEGGKLGLVGFGPTAYYVLHVAKSMGIDLYVSTRSEEHKRIARNNGATWVGNIATERMPEKMDSIIFFPPAGKLVEKALENLDISGTLVLAAVSMTPIEIRDYTANLWGKNIKTLYQVRRDYGREFLEIANRLNLTIEKEIVRFEDIQEAMIRMKKGEMRGLVAVAKIWV; this is encoded by the coding sequence GTGAAGGCTTGGATCGTAGAGGAGCAGAAACCGATAGAAGAGAAACCGATGAAGCTTGTGGAAATACCTACTCCGGAACCGGATCCAGGTGAGATTCGAATAAAGGTAAGCTATTGCGGCATCTGCAGAACCGATCTACATATCGCCGAGGGCGACATACCCCTCCACAAAAAACCGGTTATACCTGGGCATGAGATCGTGGGAGTAGTAGATAAAATCGGTGAAGGTGTTACGAAGTTTAAACCCGGGGATAAAGCCGGAGTCACATGGCTATACAGTACCTGTGGAAAATGTAAGTACTGTATGAGGGGAGAAGAAAATTACTGCCCAGAAATAAAGAGGACTGGATGGGATGTAGACGGAGGATATGCAGAATACTTTATTGCGAAAGAGGACTTCGCTTTTAATCTCAATAAAATGAGGCTAAGAGACGAGGATCTAGCTCCACTAATGTGTCCAGGTGTATCAGGGCATTTCGCCTTTAAACTAGCCAATGTAAAGGAGGGTGGTAAACTCGGACTTGTAGGCTTCGGACCGACAGCATACTACGTACTCCATGTAGCTAAGAGCATGGGCATAGATCTCTATGTAAGTACTCGAAGCGAGGAACATAAAAGGATAGCAAGGAATAATGGAGCAACGTGGGTGGGAAATATTGCTACTGAGAGAATGCCTGAGAAAATGGATTCCATAATATTCTTCCCACCAGCAGGAAAACTTGTTGAAAAAGCATTAGAGAACCTAGATATATCAGGAACATTAGTTCTAGCAGCAGTATCAATGACACCAATAGAGATAAGAGACTATACAGCAAATCTTTGGGGAAAGAATATCAAAACACTATACCAAGTAAGAAGAGACTACGGAAGAGAATTCCTAGAAATAGCAAACAGGCTAAACCTAACCATAGAAAAAGAAATAGTACGATTCGAAGATATACAAGAAGCAATGATAAGAATGAAGAAAGGAGAAATGAGGGGGCTAGTGGCTGTAGCAAAAATATGGGTTTGA